A single Oryctolagus cuniculus chromosome 18, mOryCun1.1, whole genome shotgun sequence DNA region contains:
- the RRAD gene encoding GTP-binding protein RAD, whose product MTLNGGGGGGGAGGSRGGGRERERRRGSTPWGPAPPLHRRSMPVDERDLQAALAPGALAATAAGAATQGPRLDWPEGSSDSLSSGGSSSDDSVYKVLLLGAPGVGKSALARIFGGVEDGPEAEAAGHTYDRSIMVDGEEASLMVYDIWEQDGGRWLPGHCMAMGDAYVIVYSVTDKGSFEKASELRVQLRRARQTDDVPIILVGNKSDLVRSREVSVDEGRACAVVFDCKFIETSAALHHNVQALFEGIVRQIRLRRDSKEANARRQAGARRRESLGKKAKRFLGRIVARNSRKMAFRAKSKSCHDLSVL is encoded by the exons ATGACCCTgaacggcggcggcggcggcggcggcgcgggcgggaGCCGCGGCGGGGGCCGAGAGCGCGAGCGCCGTCGGGGCAGCACGCCCTGGGGCCCGGCGCCGCCGCTGCACCGCCGGAGCATGCCGGTGGACGAGCGCGACCTGCAGGCGGCGCTGGCTCCCGGCGCCCTGGCGGCCACTGCGGCCGGGGCGGCGACCCAGGGTCCGAGGCTGGACTGGCCCGAGGGCTCCTCCGACTCGCTCAGCTCGGGGGGCAGCAGCTCGGACGACAGCGTGTACAAGGTGCTTTTGCTGGGGGCGCCTGGCGTGGGCAAGAGCGCTCTGGCGCGCATCTTCGGCGGAGTGGAGGACGGGCCTGAAGCAGAGGCTGCAG GGCACACGTATGATCGCTCCATCATGGTGGACGGAGAAGAGGCGTCACTCATGGTCTACGACATTTGGGAGCAG gATGGGGGCCGCTGGCTGCCCGGCCACTGCATGGCCATGGGGGACGCGTATGTCATTGTGTACTCCGTGACCGATAAGGGTAGCTTCGAGAAGGCGTCAGAGCTGCGGGTGCAGCTGCGGCGGGCGCGGCAGACGGACGACGTGCCCATCATCCTCGTGGGCAACAAGAGCGACCTGGTGCGCTCTCGCGAGGTCTCCGTGGACG AGGGCAGGGCCTGCGCCGTGGTCTTCGACTGCAAGTTCATCGAGACGTCGGCCGCTCTGCACCACAACGTCCAGGCCCTGTTCGAGGGCATCGTGCGTCAGATCCGGCTGCGCAGAGACAGCAAGGAGGCCAACGCCCGGCGGCAGGCAGGTGCCCGGCGGCGGGAGAGCCTCGGCAAGAAGGCCAAGCGCTTCCTGGGTCGCATCGTGGCGCGCAACAGCCGCAAGATGGCCTTCCGCGCCAAGTCCAAGTCCTGCCACGACCTGTCGGTTCTCTAG